AGGTTGTGATTCTTCCATAAAGGGAGGAGAATGATAGAGATTGTGGTTCTTCCAGAAAAGGGGGAGGATGCAGGTTGTGGTCCTTCCATAAAGTTAGGGGAATAATGCAGATTGTGACTCCTCCCGTAAAGGGAAGCGGTAACGATTCTTTCCCTCTCCCGTTGTGGGAGAGGGTAGGGTGAGGGCGTAAGAAGGCGCGAGCTACGGTAGCCGGACCGTCTTTACACCTGCTCCTTTTGGGGCACTGGTTGCATAGCGGTAATGGTAGTAGCGGTATTTGTACCGGTAGTAGCCGTAGCGGTGCTTGAGGTTGATGCCGTTTGCCACGACACCGAGGATACGGGCTTGTGCCTGGTTGATGAGTTTGCGGGCTTCGGTTAGGGCACGGATGTCGGTTTGGTTCATCCGGGTGACGAGCAGGATGCCATCCGATTTTGCGGCAAGCGCAACCGCATCGGCAGACACCAGAACCGGTGGTGTGTCAATAACGATGTACTCATACATCTCGGCAAGGCGGTTGAGGAAAGTGGCAAACGCACTGGAGGTGAAGAAGTCAACGGGTGAAGGTGGTGTTGTGCCGGCGCAGATGACCGCGGGCGCATCAGGTGCCGGTTTGTACAGGGCTTGCTCCAGCGGCGTGCCGAGAAGCACTACATCGGTGATACCCGGTTTGCGGTGCCGGCCGAAGTGTTTATGGATTACCGGTTTGCGTAAATCGCAATCAAGAAGGATGGTATTTTTGCCGCTACGGGCAAGCGCCAGGGCGAGGTTGGTTGCGACGGTGGACTTGCCTTCGGATGGGCTGGGTGAACTGACGACGATTTTCTGAATTTTCTTTTCGGCGCCTAAGAACTGGAGGTTGGTGCGGAGGATGCGGAACTGTTCACACACATTTTCGGGCAGTTCGAGGGGCGAAGTTGTGTTGAGCCGGGGGATGGAACCGATAATCGTCCAGGAACGGCGTTCAAGGTCTTCCGGATGCCGCACAAGCGTGTCAAGTTTGTCAACTACGGTTGTTGTGCCCAGGGCAAAGAGGACGCTGAGCATGAGAGCGGTGACCGCATTTCTCAATGGGCTGGGTCGAATTTTTTTACCCGGACCTGGTGCGTCAATCAGTGCTACCGGTGAAAGTCGGCCCGCTTCCTGGATGCGCGCCTCTTCAAACTTTAACTCAAGAAGGGAATGGACCTGCCGGGCAACTTCAACATCACGGGTAAGGCGGGCGAGTTGACGTTCTTCTGACGGTAACCGGGCGAGTTCAAAGTCGTAATGGGTGATTGTTTGCGCGAGGGCGTTTGCCTGGGCTTCGAGGCGGGTGATTTCGGTGGTGATGGCGGCAATCCGGGTTGTAACTTCGGGCAGGGATTGCAGGGCGGTAGGGTTCTGACTGATGCGCAGGGCGGTAAGCTGGCTTTTAAGGTCATCAATCCGCTTGTTCAGTTCCCGGAGCCGTGGACTGATTGTATCATAACCCTGGACGAGGAGATTGGTTCGTTCGGTTTCCAGGTTGGTAAGCTGGGCAGTGAGCGATGCGAGTAGGGGCAGTTCGGTGCCTGGGGTGCGGTCGTTGGTTGAGGTTGAGTCAAGATTCTGGAGCAGAGCGAGTTCCTGTCTCAAGCCGGCGAGTTCGGTAGCATTTCGCTCATAAAGGGAAAGAACCGCACTCTGCCGCTCAATCAGCGCCTTTGCCTGAGCGGAGAGGTCGGTGTTGCCCGCAGTGCGTTTGTAAATTTCCAGTGCCTTTTCGGCCGAGTCGAGCCGGGTGCTGATGCCCGCCAGCTGGGTGGCAACGAACTCCCGCACGGCACGGATGTCAGCGCGATTGCGCTCCAAAGTCCATGCTTGATAGGCGGCAACATAGGCGTTTGCGATGGCGCGTGCCAGTTCCCGGGTGGGCGCGTTGACCGACAGTTTGAGGATGTCGGCGTCGCGAACGGCACGGACCGAAAGATTGTTGACCAGTTCCAGAACCGGGTCGGTATGAGCATAGCGCTCAAGCTCGGCGCGCTGTTCATCAGGCAGCGTGTCGAGGACGAGCTGGGCAAGGGTGCGGCTCTTGATGATTTCGATATGGTTGGCAAGGTTGGGACGAGCCGAGAAACTGCCGGCGGCAGGGTTGAAGATAAACTCGGCACCGGTAGTGCTGGTGGTACGGTTGACAAGGATTGTGGCACTGGACTGGTATATGGGGCGTGCGGTCTGGGTGGTGATGAAAATCAACGCGGCGCTGGCGGTAAGGAGCAGAAGGAAAAAGCCAAACCGCCGGTTGATGATGTCAAGGTAATAACTGAAACCATGTTCTTCTTTTGCCATTGTTTAGACCTCCTGATGTTTTAACGCCTTTTGCAGACAATCAACGATAAAATAAATTTGTTCCTTTTTTAATTTACTGTAAAAGGGCAACGCGAGCGTCTGACGGGCAATTTGTTCGGTTACGGGAAAGGCACCGGGCTTATAGCCGAACCGGCTGCGGTAAAAAGGCAAAAGATGAATGGGCGGAAAATAGGGGGCGCAGCCAATTCCCTGTTCTTCGAGCCGGGCGATGATTTTCTTACGGTTGAGGTTCGGGTCAAGACGAATGCAGTAAACGAACCAGTGGACAAAAGCACCCGGAGCTACGGTTGGGGTTTTAATCCGAGGTATTGAGGCGAGGAGCTGGGTGTAAAGGCGGGCAACGCGCTGGCGCCGGTTGAGGATGGTACGAAGACGGCGCAGTTGTGCCCAGCCCAGCGCAGCGCTCATTTCATCGAGGCGGTAGTTGTAGCCGAGTCGGATGTGGTGAAGCCATTTGCCGTTAAGGGCGTTTCTGCCCTGGTTGGTCATACTGCGACAGAGTTGACTGAGGCGGCGGTTGTCGGTCAGGAGCATACCAC
This genomic window from candidate division WOR-3 bacterium contains:
- a CDS encoding polysaccharide biosynthesis tyrosine autokinase — its product is MAKEEHGFSYYLDIINRRFGFFLLLLTASAALIFITTQTARPIYQSSATILVNRTTSTTGAEFIFNPAAGSFSARPNLANHIEIIKSRTLAQLVLDTLPDEQRAELERYAHTDPVLELVNNLSVRAVRDADILKLSVNAPTRELARAIANAYVAAYQAWTLERNRADIRAVREFVATQLAGISTRLDSAEKALEIYKRTAGNTDLSAQAKALIERQSAVLSLYERNATELAGLRQELALLQNLDSTSTNDRTPGTELPLLASLTAQLTNLETERTNLLVQGYDTISPRLRELNKRIDDLKSQLTALRISQNPTALQSLPEVTTRIAAITTEITRLEAQANALAQTITHYDFELARLPSEERQLARLTRDVEVARQVHSLLELKFEEARIQEAGRLSPVALIDAPGPGKKIRPSPLRNAVTALMLSVLFALGTTTVVDKLDTLVRHPEDLERRSWTIIGSIPRLNTTSPLELPENVCEQFRILRTNLQFLGAEKKIQKIVVSSPSPSEGKSTVATNLALALARSGKNTILLDCDLRKPVIHKHFGRHRKPGITDVVLLGTPLEQALYKPAPDAPAVICAGTTPPSPVDFFTSSAFATFLNRLAEMYEYIVIDTPPVLVSADAVALAAKSDGILLVTRMNQTDIRALTEARKLINQAQARILGVVANGINLKHRYGYYRYKYRYYHYRYATSAPKGAGVKTVRLP